A region of the Blattabacterium cuenoti genome:
TTATATTTGCCCAAGTGGGTTCTTTCATTTTTTTCCATATAGAGTAGGCTTCTAATCTCCAATCTAACATCCATGTTGGTTCCTCTTTCTTTTCAGAGATCTTTTGAATAACATTTTTACTTAATCCTACTGGAATTTTATCCGATTCGATTGGAGTATAAAAACCATATTTATATTCAGAACTCGTAAAAACTTCTAAAATTTTCTTATTTTTTTTCATACACTCAGCTATGATGAAAAACTTTTCCCGCATCCACAAGTATGTTTAGCATTAGGATTTTTAAAATAAAATCCTTTTCCATTTAATCCACCTGAATACTCTAACGTCGTTCCTGCTAAATAAGGAAAACTATTTTTATCTACTAATATTTTCATATCTCCATATTGAAAAAGTTTGTCTTCTTTTTTTTGTTTTTGATCAAAAGTTAGCTCATAGGATAAACTAGAACATTCTCCTTTTTTAACTCCAAATCTAATGAAAGAAATTTCATGAGAAATTCCTTCTTCTTTCATAATAGAATTCAATTTATTTTTAGCTTGATCTGATATAAAAACCATAATATTGAAATTTTTTTATTATCTATGTTTTTTTAAAAAAAACCTTTGTAATTCCTTTTTTTATTCCCCATTTATCTGACATTCCTGCATTAATTTCTAAAATATATTTAACAGAAGGATTCTGAATAACTTCTATATTTCTCATAGGGGAAACATATTTATTGATCATAACCACTTTGTTAAAATGATCAATATAAACAATATCTAAAGGAATTCGCATATTTTTCATATTCATTTTTTGGATTTCTTCTTGTTTATCTAAAACAAATAACATTCCTCTATTCTCTTTCATAAAAGATCGATACATTAGTCCGTTTTTTTTTTCTATTTCTTTATTAGCTAATTCTATTTCAATTTTTTTGAAAAAAAAATTTTTATTTGTCATGAACAATTCTCCATGTTTCAAAAATTGAATTTCTAATTGATCTCCTATATCTCTGAATAATTCATCCACCTTTTCGCTTTTTTCAGAAGATAAAAAAAAGAAAAAAACTATTAGAGAAAATAAAATTTTCATTTTCTTCATGAAAAAAAATATTTTTTTTTTCTTGAAAAGCTAAGAATAATTATTCCAAAAATCACACATGGAATACTTAGCCATTGTCCAGTGTTTAAAAAAAATAAATTGATGATCTCATTTCCTTGTGGTTCTTTTATAAATTCTAACAAAAAACGAACAGACCAAAGAAAAGTAAAAAAAATTCCAGATATATATCCAACAAGATCTCTTATATTTTTTTTTCTGTATAAAAACCATAAAAATAAAAAAATAAGTAAATAACTAATAGCTTCATATATCTGAGCTGGATGTCTAGGGACTAGATTTCCATATGCAGTATCCATTTGTAAAAATTTAACTGACCAAGGAAAATCACATGGCTTTCCTACAATTTCAGAATTGAAAAAATTTCCTATCCGTATGAAAAAAGCAGCTAATGAAGCTACAATACATAATCTATCACAGATCCAAAAAAATGATTTCTTTTTATTTTTTAATATTTTTTTATGATAAAAAAAACTCGATAACATAATTCCTATAGTAGCTCCATGACTAGATAAACCTCTATAACCAATAAATTCATAACCTGTTATCATTCCTAATAAAAGACTGGAAGAATTTTCTCTTACAGGAAGTAAAGCTTCTATCCAATGATCAGAAAAATATGAAAAATCATAAAAAAACACTTGCCCTAATCTAGCTCCTAGAATAGTTCCTAAAACCGTATAAATTAATAAAGGGTCTAAATATTTATGATGAATATTATCAATTCTATAAATATATTTCATGACATACCATCCTACTAAGAAAGAAACAACAAACATTAAACTATAAATATGAATAGATATTCCATTCCATAAAACAAATTTCGTAATGGGATCCCAATTAATGTATTTTAACATAATTGTGAATTTAATTTTATTTTTTATTTAATAGGATCATATCCGGATTTCCCCCATGGATGACACCGAATAATTCTTTTAAAAATTATTAAAATAGCTCTATAAAAACTATATGTAGTTAAAGATTGAATCATATAATCTGAACAGCTAGGGATGTATCTACAATGTTTTCCTATCCATGGAGATATTCCAATTTGATAAAATTGAACAATCTTTAAGAGGAAAATATTGAATACGTTATTTTTTTTATACATTCATTACAATTTATATTACAAAAAAAATTTAAAGAATCATTAATCAAAAACCGTTCAACATTTTCTTTGAACGATAAATTATCCTTTTTTACTATGTTTCGAATAGAAAACCAGATACCTCTCTGTAAAAATCTATAGGATTATTTACATGAATCCAATGATTTGCTTTTTTTATAAGAATAATTTTTGCTTTTGGAAAAAGTTTTTTTATGCGAAAAAAATCTTGAGGGATAAGATAATCCGAATATTCTCCACGTAAAAAAAGAGTAGGATTATTAAAAATTCCCCCTTTGATCTCCTCTTGAATCAAGGAGGAATAATTATTTTCAATTCCTAGCAAGAAAAAACGAAACGCTAATTTTCCATTTTTTCTTCTATAAGTACATTTAGAAAAAAAGG
Encoded here:
- a CDS encoding HesB/IscA family protein; the encoded protein is MVFISDQAKNKLNSIMKEEGISHEISFIRFGVKKGECSSLSYELTFDQKQKKEDKLFQYGDMKILVDKNSFPYLAGTTLEYSGGLNGKGFYFKNPNAKHTCGCGKSFSS
- a CDS encoding DUF192 domain-containing protein, whose amino-acid sequence is MKKMKILFSLIVFFFFLSSEKSEKVDELFRDIGDQLEIQFLKHGELFMTNKNFFFKKIEIELANKEIEKKNGLMYRSFMKENRGMLFVLDKQEEIQKMNMKNMRIPLDIVYIDHFNKVVMINKYVSPMRNIEVIQNPSVKYILEINAGMSDKWGIKKGITKVFFKKT
- the lgt gene encoding prolipoprotein diacylglyceryl transferase; the encoded protein is MLKYINWDPITKFVLWNGISIHIYSLMFVVSFLVGWYVMKYIYRIDNIHHKYLDPLLIYTVLGTILGARLGQVFFYDFSYFSDHWIEALLPVRENSSSLLLGMITGYEFIGYRGLSSHGATIGIMLSSFFYHKKILKNKKKSFFWICDRLCIVASLAAFFIRIGNFFNSEIVGKPCDFPWSVKFLQMDTAYGNLVPRHPAQIYEAISYLLIFLFLWFLYRKKNIRDLVGYISGIFFTFLWSVRFLLEFIKEPQGNEIINLFFLNTGQWLSIPCVIFGIIILSFSRKKKYFFS
- the yidD gene encoding membrane protein insertion efficiency factor YidD, translated to MYKKNNVFNIFLLKIVQFYQIGISPWIGKHCRYIPSCSDYMIQSLTTYSFYRAILIIFKRIIRCHPWGKSGYDPIK